Below is a window of 'Nostoc azollae' 0708 DNA.
ACAGTAAACAAAAGTACCTAAACCCAAGGCTAAAAGTATCAAAATTAAAGTTGTACGTGGAAATTTCATTTTCCGTCATTGGTTATGAACAACTGACATTATAAACAACTGACTCATCTATCTTCTTCTCCACCAAATAATAGCGCCTGCACCAAAACTAAGAAAAGGTAAAAGCAACAGGGAAGATATACTTAATAAGTTTGCTTTGGCGGTAGACATTGTAATGCGGCGATTTGTTGGTTCTTTGGGGCGAATTGAAAGGGTTTGCTGATCTTTTTGACTCAGCCAAGTGACACAATTAAGGAATACATCTCCATTTAATTGTTGTTCAAATAGTCCATTTTTAGCAAAGTCTGAGTTTCCTAATACTACTAACCGTGATTCTTTAGTTGTAGGTTGAGAATTTGCATTAGTTGGTGAAGGTGTCGGAATTGGTGAAGATGTCGAAGTTGGTGAAGATGTCGAAGTTGGTAAAGATGTTGGAATTGGTGTAACTTGAGTTGATAACTTTCTTGTTAAAGCCACACCTAAAGTTAATGGACCTTTCAAATCTTTACCTTCATTAAACTCTAACTTTTCGCTTTGCTGGTCACTTTCAGCCCAACTGCTGGGATGAGGTTTTGTTCTGAGTAGAGGAGTAGATTCAACACCAGAAACTGAAGTAATTTCTAAAGGTCTGGCTAAAGGATATAAAGAAATACCATTACCAAATTGTTTAGTTATTGGATGTTGTCCATATTCTGTTACCAAAGGTGCAGCAGGACCAATTCCTAAACTTTGACCAGAAATATCAATAGCTAAACGGTTATCTAATTTTACACCCCAATCTTTTAACAAGTTGTCAATTTTTGGGTTGCTGTTGGGGTTAATCATTAGCAGTAAGTTACCGCCACGATTAAGATAGTCTTGTAAGGCTTGAACTTCACCTGAAAATAACTCTTGTTTTGGACCTGCAACGATGACGACAGTTGCATCATCAGGAACTTGGGGATTTTCTGTTAAATTGAGTGGTAATGCTGTGAAATTTTCATCTGTTAGTCCCTGAACTGCTTGTGTAATCGAATTTTGAGTATTTGTTTGATTATTGGTAATTTTTAATTCGCCGTGACCTTGGAGAAAGTAAACTTTGGCGGTATTGTTACTAATTATTTGTTGCAGATGATTGGTTAATCTAATTTCTGATAGGCGTTCGTTGTCATTAACTGTCTGTACTAATTGGTGTTTATTTTCAAATTCTAGGTAAACTTCACCAAGATGTTGAACACCAAATTTTTCTGCTAGTCCTGGTCTAGCTTGGGGATCAACATATTCATATTTAAAGTTGGGACTTTGGCGACGATAATTGTCTAATAATTCTTGGTCTTGATAATTTTGATCTCTTGTAAATAACCAAACTTTCATAGGTTGTGGTAAGTTACGCAGTAATTCTTTAGATTGGGGAGCAAGGGTAAATAACTGAGTTTCTGTTAAGTCTGTTCTGAGATGGTAGCGAATACCTAGAAAATTGATTAATCCTAAAATTATTAATACCGCCAAGGTTGCAAGAATGGCGTTTGTACCAGCTTGGGTTGAACGCTGTTTCCACCATTTACTCCGCTGGCTTTGTAATACTACCCAAAAACCACTGATAAGAATTCCGGAAATCAGAAATATTAAAGGTATCAATCCCCATTCTGCTGATATTAAACCAACTGTTAAACCAGCAGTAATGAGGAAATGCCCTAGTAAAAATATAAGTTTCCAAAGTTGTTTTTTAATCATTGGGGACTGGGGACTGGGGACTGGGGACTGGGGACTGGGGACTGGGGAGATGAGGGAGAAATATTGTCTTTGACTTCTGCCTCTTGCCTTTTGCCTCTTGCCTTCTTCCACTGATAACTGAATAAACTGACTATTGACGATGAAAACGCAGTGCGTCAATTGATTGGGCTGTGAGAAAGATGCCTAAAATAATGTAACTGGCAAATAATATTAAGGTGCTGGTGTCTAAGATCCCTTGGGTGAGGGTGTTGTAATGTTTGAGTAGGGATAAATGTCCTATGGCTGCTCCTATGGGACCAGGAATGGCTTTGGAGATGGAGTCAATTAATAGGAGTAAGATAATAACGGCAAATGTGAGGACGGCTGATAAAAGTGTGCTGTCTGTTAATGAGGAGATGAACATTCCTATAGATAATATTGCTGCTGCGAGTAAGATTAATCCTAAATGGCCGACTATGGGAATTATCGGTGAAATGGGAGGATTTCCACCGCTGATGGCAATCGCTTCAAATCCCAGCAATGGTAAAATTAATGTTGTAAAAAATGTAAGTACCCCTAATAATTTACCGACTGCTACAGCCCAGTTAGTAACTGGTGATGTGGCTAATAGTTCCAATGTTCCTCGTTTGCGTTCTTCGGCATAAAGTCCCATTGAAAGAATTGGTATTATAAACAATAACAGCCAACTTAGTCGATCTAAAAATGCCCGCATAAATTCGTAAGGTACATCTATGGGTGGCACTGGTACTCCAAATTGTTGCCCTTGCACGTCATAAGCTGCAACTGTGGGCATTATTCCACCTGGACCGAGTAAAATCATCACTAGGAATAAACCAGAAATCAACCAAAATATTCCAGCTATACCATAAGCCAACGGTGAGACAAAATAACTCTGTAGTTCTCGACGATAAATGGCAATAATATTAGTCAGTACGATACTCATTTAAGCGGCTTCTCCTTCTGTGGTTACTGTGTCTGCTTCTAGTGGTAAATTCTTTTCTTCGGTGGTTAGTTGCAAAAACACATCTTCTAGGGTAGCGTTGACTCGCCGCATTTGATATAATCCAAAACCTCTGTGAATTAAAGCCGCAGCAATATCTTTGCCTGGTTCTGTTTCTGGTTGGGATATTACCCGCAAATGAGTGCGGTTGTGATCAGTTGTCGGCATTGATTCTACCAAAATCACTCCAGCTACATTTTTCAATACCTGTTTGGCGAGTGCTACTTCTCCTGTAATTTCTAATTCATAACCAGCCCCTCCCGTCAACTGTGTCATTAAGTTTTCTGGAGTATTAGTGGCTACAACTTTGCCACGATTAATTATGGCGACGCGGTTACAGGTCATGCTCACTTCTGGGAGAATGTGGGTAGAAAGGATGATTGTATGGGTTCCAGCTAAACTTTTGATTAAGTTTCGCACGTCAATAATTTGTCGGGGATCTAGTCCTACGGTAGGTTCATCCAGGATAATGGCTGGGGGATCGTGAACAATAGCTTGGGCTATACCGACTCTTTGTTTATAGCCTTTGGAAAGTTTGCGAATAATTACTTTGCCCTTGTCTTGTAAGTTGCAGCGTTGCATGGCTGCTTGGACTTTTTCAGGCCGATCACCTGCGGACACCCCTTTAATTCGGGCTACAAAGTGCAGAAATCCCTCAATCGTCATTTCGGAGTATAACGGCGGTGTTTCCGGTAAATAGCCAATGTTTTGGCGCACTGCAAGGGAATTTTCATGGATATCATACCCTGCTATTTTGAGTGTACCTCCGGTTGCTGGTAAATAACCGGCTAAAATCCGCATGGTTGTGGTTTTACCTGCACCATTTGGTCCCAATAACCCTAAAATTTCTCCTGGTTCAACGCTAAAGGTGACATCGGTAATGGCTGAGGTGGAACCGTAAATTTTACTCAGATGTTCAACTTCTATCATTTGTTGGTAGTCGTGAAAAATAAATTATCTAGTTAGAGTGGGGAGTGGGAAATATGGAAGAGGGAATAGGGAGATCCCTATTACAAGTAGTTTTCAAACCCTCACCATCATGTCTGAATCGCTGTTCACTATTTACTGATTGAATTGAATATTCACAATATTGACACTTTTATCAAAATTGTGTGCAGCAATACCAAACTGCTTGACGCTCCCTGGTCTAAAGACGCGGGGGTTTTTACTTCAAGGAGCAAGCATGCTCAAATTTGTTACCAAACAAATCTGAGTAGAAGGTTATCTCTCCGCAAGGGTTAAAAGTTTCGGTGCGCCCCACCGTACTTAAATCCTAGTCCGTCTGTTTTAATGCTTTTGCTCTAGATGGCTTTCATCCCCGACTTAAATGACATAGAACTCTAAAAACTTTCTGGCTTTTTAGAGTTCTATTTCGGGGTTTTCAGCCTCTTTTATAAGAAAATAGGATTTTCAGGACAAACAAGACAGATAAATTTAGATAAACGCAGATAAACATAGATCAACTCATGAATTCCATGACTCTGTGCAGTTTCACATTAAATAAATGCTTGAACAACAAGATACACCATTTTTCTAAGCAGTCGGGGATCATTTAGCGTAGCTTGACATGCTAATACAAAGGATAATTAATAAAAATCTAATCAAAGTATATGCATATTCCTATTGGCAGATTTAGATTTCAGATTTGACATACTTCTTAATAAATCAGCAGCTTAACCGCAAAACGTTCTAATCTAAAAATTGACTGATTTGTTTACTGGCAACTTTGTAGGCAATATTGCTGACTCATAAATACACAGATATGTCAAGCCTAAAACAATTCAGATTTAAACAATAAACGCTTATTATTAGGAGCTTTACAAATCCAATGAGTGTTAAAGCAAGTGGTGGAAGCTCAGTTGCTCGTCCGCAGCTATATCAAACCCTAACTGTAGCCACTATCTCCCAAGCAGAACAGCAAGACCGTTTGCTGGGAACAGCTGAACTGGGTGAACTAGCAACTTATTTTGCATCTGGAGTAAAACGTCTAGAAATCGCTCAAGTTCTGACAGAAAACTCCGAAATCATCGTTTCTCGCGCTGCTAACCGGATTTTCGTTGGTGGTTCTCCCATGTCTTTCTTAGAAAAGCCCAGAGAACTTGAACTGGCGATGATTGGCAGTGGTGGAGATGTCCAAGAAGGAATGAAACTAGGGACAGTCACCTACGTTGAAAGCCGTGGTGGCTTCTTAGAAAATCTCCGTTCTATCTTCAATACCTCCGCTGGTGGTCCCACACCTGCTGGTTTTAGACCCATCAACGTAGCACGTTATGGTCCTGGCAACATGGCTAAGAGCTTACGGGATTTATCCTGGTTCTTACGCTACGCCACTTATGCGATCGTTGCTGGCGATCCCAACATAATTTCTGTCAACACACGCGGTTTGCGGGAAATAATTGAGAATGCTTGTTCTGGTGAAGCTACCTTAGTGGCTTTACAGGAAATTAAGTCAGCATCCCTATCTTACTTCCGTAAAGATGCTGTCGCCACTGACATCGTGACTCAGTACATGGATGTGTTGCTTACTGAATTCCAAGCACCCACACCATCTACAAAAGTTCGTCAACGTCCTTCTCGCGATCAACAAGGATTACAACTTCCTCAAATTTACTTCAACGCTGCTGAACGTCGTCCTAAGTTCGTGATGAAGCCCGGTTTATCAGCTACTGAAAAAATAGAAGTTGTGAAAGCCGCTTATCGTCAAGTATTTGAGCGCGATATCACTCGTGCTTACAGCCTGTCCATCTCTGACTTAGAATCTAAGGTGAAAAGCGGCTGCATCTCTATGAAGGAGTTTATTCGCCGTTTAGCTAAATCTTCTCTTTACCAAAAACAGTTTTACCAACCCTTTATTAACAGCCGTGTGATTGAGTTGGCTTTCCGTCACATTTTAGGACGAGGACCCAGCAGCCGGGAAGAAGTTCAAAACTACTTCTCAATTATTTCCAAGGGTGGTTTACCAGCATTAGTTGA
It encodes the following:
- a CDS encoding ABC transporter permease — translated: MSIVLTNIIAIYRRELQSYFVSPLAYGIAGIFWLISGLFLVMILLGPGGIMPTVAAYDVQGQQFGVPVPPIDVPYEFMRAFLDRLSWLLLFIIPILSMGLYAEERKRGTLELLATSPVTNWAVAVGKLLGVLTFFTTLILPLLGFEAIAISGGNPPISPIIPIVGHLGLILLAAAILSIGMFISSLTDSTLLSAVLTFAVIILLLLIDSISKAIPGPIGAAIGHLSLLKHYNTLTQGILDTSTLILFASYIILGIFLTAQSIDALRFHRQ
- a CDS encoding ABC transporter ATP-binding protein, whose protein sequence is MIEVEHLSKIYGSTSAITDVTFSVEPGEILGLLGPNGAGKTTTMRILAGYLPATGGTLKIAGYDIHENSLAVRQNIGYLPETPPLYSEMTIEGFLHFVARIKGVSAGDRPEKVQAAMQRCNLQDKGKVIIRKLSKGYKQRVGIAQAIVHDPPAIILDEPTVGLDPRQIIDVRNLIKSLAGTHTIILSTHILPEVSMTCNRVAIINRGKVVATNTPENLMTQLTGGAGYELEITGEVALAKQVLKNVAGVILVESMPTTDHNRTHLRVISQPETEPGKDIAAALIHRGFGLYQMRRVNATLEDVFLQLTTEEKNLPLEADTVTTEGEAA
- a CDS encoding GldG family protein, whose translation is MIKKQLWKLIFLLGHFLITAGLTVGLISAEWGLIPLIFLISGILISGFWVVLQSQRSKWWKQRSTQAGTNAILATLAVLIILGLINFLGIRYHLRTDLTETQLFTLAPQSKELLRNLPQPMKVWLFTRDQNYQDQELLDNYRRQSPNFKYEYVDPQARPGLAEKFGVQHLGEVYLEFENKHQLVQTVNDNERLSEIRLTNHLQQIISNNTAKVYFLQGHGELKITNNQTNTQNSITQAVQGLTDENFTALPLNLTENPQVPDDATVVIVAGPKQELFSGEVQALQDYLNRGGNLLLMINPNSNPKIDNLLKDWGVKLDNRLAIDISGQSLGIGPAAPLVTEYGQHPITKQFGNGISLYPLARPLEITSVSGVESTPLLRTKPHPSSWAESDQQSEKLEFNEGKDLKGPLTLGVALTRKLSTQVTPIPTSLPTSTSSPTSTSSPIPTPSPTNANSQPTTKESRLVVLGNSDFAKNGLFEQQLNGDVFLNCVTWLSQKDQQTLSIRPKEPTNRRITMSTAKANLLSISSLLLLPFLSFGAGAIIWWRRR